A single region of the Hyphomonas adhaerens MHS-3 genome encodes:
- a CDS encoding alpha/beta hydrolase → MRFIFTAFLCLFAWMAVSGPASAKVYRDVVYNHMPAVSDGNFIMDIYAPDEAEDTPIIIMVHGGAWTFGNKQNAIGPKQADFFTDEGFIFVSINYRLAPDHPFPAPVQDLASAISYLYRNADTYGGDPDSIFLMGHSSGAHSVTMVSIDPQYLRAEGLNLGVIKGTVALDGASYNLVRTGKKRGELPRFYRPAFGGKESVWRAASPTLHVMDGRRIPPMRLFYVDRPVSPSRAKELAETLRDHGYDAKAVLAKKRSHKSLNKKLGTDGDKFAPMIVDFFRSQMK, encoded by the coding sequence ATGCGTTTCATTTTTACCGCGTTTCTGTGCTTGTTTGCCTGGATGGCCGTATCAGGGCCAGCCTCGGCCAAGGTGTATCGCGATGTGGTCTACAACCACATGCCGGCGGTCAGCGATGGCAACTTCATCATGGACATCTACGCCCCGGACGAGGCGGAAGACACGCCGATCATCATCATGGTGCATGGCGGCGCGTGGACCTTTGGCAACAAGCAGAACGCCATCGGGCCGAAACAGGCAGACTTCTTCACCGATGAAGGCTTCATCTTCGTCTCGATCAATTACCGCCTGGCCCCCGACCATCCCTTCCCGGCCCCGGTTCAGGACCTCGCAAGCGCCATCTCCTACCTCTACCGCAACGCCGACACTTATGGCGGCGATCCGGATTCGATCTTCCTGATGGGGCATTCCTCCGGCGCCCATTCCGTGACGATGGTCTCGATCGACCCGCAATACCTGCGTGCCGAAGGCCTGAACCTGGGCGTGATCAAAGGCACGGTGGCGCTGGACGGGGCCTCTTACAACCTGGTGCGCACGGGCAAGAAGCGGGGGGAGCTGCCGCGATTCTACCGGCCCGCCTTTGGCGGCAAGGAATCGGTCTGGCGTGCCGCCTCCCCGACCCTGCATGTGATGGACGGCCGGCGCATTCCGCCCATGCGGCTTTTTTATGTGGACCGGCCGGTGTCCCCGAGCCGCGCCAAGGAACTGGCCGAGACGCTGCGTGACCATGGCTATGACGCCAAGGCCGTGCTGGCCAAGAAGCGCTCCCACAAAAGCCTCAACAAGAAGCTTGGCACTGACGGCGACAAGTTCGCCCCGATGATCGTGGACTTCTTCCGCAGCCAGATGAAGTAA
- a CDS encoding winged helix-turn-helix transcriptional regulator → MTASYKQFCPVAMAAEILCTRWTMVLLRELLAGSTRFNELRRGVPRMSPALLSRRLKELEAAGIVEQVQRDGDGANEYRLTEPGRDLRPVIETFGIWGQRWVDADLSLENLDPSLLMWDMRRSLNTSPLPNARSVVQFIYSDLPASQKYWWLIVEPDGEVDLCSVDPGFEIDLYVTTHLRPMTAIWMGLSTVKAEQKNGWLHLDGDADLAERMQTWLGLSPFAAEAKRIPN, encoded by the coding sequence ATGACCGCCAGCTACAAGCAATTCTGTCCCGTCGCGATGGCAGCCGAAATTCTGTGTACGCGGTGGACGATGGTCCTGTTGCGCGAATTGCTGGCAGGATCGACCCGCTTCAACGAGCTTCGCCGGGGCGTACCGCGCATGTCGCCAGCCCTGCTCTCCCGCCGCCTAAAGGAACTGGAAGCAGCCGGAATCGTCGAACAGGTTCAGCGGGACGGAGACGGCGCAAACGAATACCGGCTGACCGAGCCCGGCAGAGACCTGCGCCCGGTGATCGAGACATTCGGCATCTGGGGGCAGCGCTGGGTCGATGCCGACCTGTCACTCGAAAACCTCGATCCGTCACTGCTGATGTGGGACATGCGCCGCAGTCTCAACACCTCTCCTCTGCCGAACGCGCGCAGCGTGGTCCAGTTCATCTATTCGGACCTGCCGGCCTCCCAGAAATACTGGTGGCTGATCGTCGAACCGGACGGCGAGGTCGACTTGTGCTCGGTCGATCCGGGCTTCGAGATCGACCTTTATGTGACAACGCACCTGCGCCCAATGACGGCCATCTGGATGGGCCTGTCGACGGTCAAGGCAGAGCAGAAAAACGGCTGGCTCCATCTCGACGGCGATGCAGATCTTGCCGAGCGAATGCAGACCTGGCTGGGGCTGAGCCCGTTCGCGGCCGAGGCCAAGCGCATACCGAACTAG
- a CDS encoding SulP family inorganic anion transporter has translation MTSFTQKAAPPTPGFSDLFTPKLITVLREGYDLGRLRADAIAGLTVAIVALPLSIAIAVASGASPAQGLITAIVGGFLVSLLGGSRFQIGGPAGAFIVLVNTTAATHGMDGLILAVLMSGILLALAGWLRLGTFVKFVPYPVTVGFTAGIAIIIGSSQLKDLFGLTLSGTEPGPFLEKLPVLAAAAPTADWHAFAIAAGTMAVIFTLKRYRPGWPGILLAVVLAALVTALAKLDIATIGTRFGAMPAGLPMPHVPALSMAKVMDVLPAAISFTLLGAIESLLSAVVADGMTGRRHRSNCELVAQGAANIGSALFGGICVTGTIARTATNVRAGAHGPVSGMLHSVFLLGMMIIAAPLIAYIPMAALAGVLAVVAWNMFEKHAFWRLLKASKGDAAVLLATFGLTVFRDLTEAIIVGFALGAALFIQRMSQAATVDLGAPLVRPDEADNLRDRVPYDEATNTRRDVIVYRISGAFFFGAAATIGSVLDRIGDQHRALIVDFSQVPFVDSTAAHTIEGLVEAAARHKIAVWITGLNPATEAALKAHHVGPPDVFVEPDIKTAQAKALAMLDER, from the coding sequence ATGACTTCATTCACGCAAAAAGCCGCGCCGCCAACTCCCGGATTTTCCGACCTCTTCACGCCGAAACTCATAACGGTGCTGCGTGAAGGCTATGATCTCGGCCGGTTGCGGGCCGATGCGATTGCCGGTCTCACAGTTGCCATCGTGGCCCTGCCATTATCCATCGCCATAGCCGTGGCATCAGGGGCAAGCCCGGCACAGGGCCTGATCACGGCGATCGTCGGCGGCTTTCTCGTTTCGCTTCTGGGCGGCAGCCGGTTCCAGATCGGCGGACCGGCGGGCGCCTTCATCGTTCTGGTCAACACGACCGCGGCGACCCATGGCATGGACGGGCTGATCCTGGCGGTGCTGATGTCCGGCATCCTGCTGGCACTCGCGGGCTGGTTGCGGCTGGGCACATTCGTGAAGTTCGTGCCGTACCCCGTGACGGTGGGCTTCACGGCAGGCATCGCCATCATCATCGGCTCCAGCCAGCTGAAGGATCTGTTCGGCCTGACCCTCTCCGGGACAGAGCCGGGGCCGTTCCTCGAAAAGCTGCCCGTCCTGGCCGCCGCTGCGCCGACGGCGGACTGGCACGCCTTCGCCATCGCGGCAGGCACCATGGCCGTGATCTTCACGCTGAAACGTTACCGGCCCGGCTGGCCGGGCATCCTGCTGGCGGTGGTGCTGGCGGCGCTGGTGACGGCCCTGGCAAAGCTCGACATCGCCACCATCGGCACACGCTTCGGGGCGATGCCTGCCGGCCTGCCCATGCCGCATGTTCCGGCGCTGTCCATGGCAAAGGTCATGGACGTGCTGCCGGCGGCGATCTCGTTCACCCTGCTGGGGGCCATCGAGTCGCTGCTCTCTGCCGTGGTGGCGGACGGGATGACCGGACGGCGCCACCGCTCGAACTGCGAACTGGTGGCGCAGGGCGCGGCCAATATCGGCTCGGCCCTGTTCGGCGGCATCTGTGTGACCGGCACGATTGCGCGGACGGCCACGAATGTGCGGGCAGGGGCGCATGGGCCGGTCTCCGGCATGCTGCACTCGGTCTTCCTGCTGGGCATGATGATCATCGCCGCCCCGCTGATCGCCTACATCCCGATGGCAGCGCTGGCAGGCGTGCTGGCGGTGGTTGCCTGGAACATGTTCGAGAAGCACGCCTTCTGGCGGCTGCTGAAGGCCTCGAAAGGGGACGCCGCTGTGCTGCTCGCCACCTTCGGCCTGACCGTGTTCCGCGACCTGACCGAAGCGATCATCGTCGGCTTCGCCCTCGGCGCGGCCCTGTTCATCCAGCGCATGTCGCAGGCCGCAACGGTGGACCTCGGCGCGCCGCTCGTCCGGCCGGACGAGGCCGACAATCTGCGGGATCGCGTGCCTTATGACGAGGCCACCAACACCCGCCGCGATGTGATCGTCTATCGCATCTCCGGCGCATTCTTCTTCGGCGCAGCGGCGACCATCGGCTCCGTGCTCGACCGGATCGGCGACCAGCACCGCGCCCTGATCGTGGATTTCTCGCAGGTGCCCTTCGTCGATTCGACCGCCGCCCACACGATCGAGGGTCTGGTCGAGGCGGCGGCCCGCCACAAGATTGCTGTCTGGATCACCGGCCTGAACCCAGCGACCGAAGCGGCCCTCAAGGCCCACCATGTCGGCCCGCCGGATGTCTTCGTGGAACCGGACATCAAGACCGCCCAGGCCAAGGCGCTGGCCATGCTGGATGAGAGGTAA
- a CDS encoding alkyl/aryl-sulfatase, protein MRHAALALAALISLAACSEQAAETPKADAAPPAGVATDATKAANTALAERLPLDQPGDFEDADHGLLAQIQEDIVDETGKVVWAVHAQDFITGAAPATVNPSLWRQQQLLAKHGLFEVKDGLYQVRGYDLAVMSVIRGETGWIIVDPLTSKETAAAALKLVNDTLGERPVSGVIYTHSHADHFAGARGVISEDDIANGVPVLAPIGFTENAIAENLLAGNYMSRRAILMFGGTLPNDAAGQVGTGLGPALSRGTAGFIPPTEEISGRGTQRTIDGVKFEFIDAAGTEAPAEFMFYLPDFRALCTAEVATATFHNGLTLRGAKVRDFLEWSRVLDYVLVNYADKSDLSFASHHWPTFGTENVQDYLRGQRDVYRYTHDQTVRRANQGQTQFEVAEDIPEPDVQETHFDTRGYYGTLNHNAKAVYQYYFGWWDGVPATYNAWPMGERSKRMVALAGGEDAALVAGEDAFNEGDYRWAAEVFNAVVFTNPENKLARDWLASTYEQMGFQAESGAWRDYYLTGAAELRRGLPLDQAIRLGNLDFLKGVPTVELFNALAVRYAPEKLTRDPFTLNFVFPDTEETLMLDVGTRTAFPRPGSASGSPAATLTISRAAFNDLILQTRSFQDIAKAGEAKVEGDPSALLAWFSALETPPFWFNVVEP, encoded by the coding sequence ATGAGACATGCCGCGCTCGCACTTGCTGCGCTGATCAGCCTTGCCGCCTGTTCCGAACAGGCAGCGGAAACCCCGAAAGCCGATGCAGCCCCGCCTGCCGGTGTCGCCACCGACGCCACCAAAGCAGCGAATACGGCGTTGGCAGAGCGCCTCCCGCTGGACCAGCCCGGTGACTTCGAAGATGCCGATCACGGCCTGCTCGCCCAGATTCAGGAAGACATTGTCGACGAGACCGGCAAGGTCGTCTGGGCCGTTCATGCGCAGGATTTCATCACAGGCGCGGCACCGGCCACGGTGAACCCGTCGCTGTGGCGCCAGCAGCAGCTGCTCGCAAAGCATGGCCTGTTCGAGGTCAAGGACGGGCTCTACCAGGTGCGTGGCTACGACTTGGCGGTCATGTCCGTCATCCGGGGGGAGACCGGCTGGATCATCGTCGACCCGCTGACCAGCAAGGAAACCGCAGCGGCCGCCCTCAAGCTGGTCAATGACACGCTGGGCGAGCGCCCGGTCAGCGGCGTCATCTACACCCATTCCCATGCCGACCATTTCGCCGGTGCCCGGGGCGTCATTTCAGAAGATGACATCGCCAATGGCGTGCCGGTGCTCGCCCCGATCGGATTCACCGAAAACGCCATCGCGGAAAACCTGCTTGCCGGCAACTACATGTCGCGCCGGGCGATCCTCATGTTCGGTGGCACACTCCCGAACGATGCCGCCGGGCAGGTTGGCACCGGTCTGGGGCCGGCCCTGTCGCGGGGTACAGCCGGTTTCATTCCGCCGACGGAAGAGATTTCCGGCCGCGGCACGCAGCGCACGATCGATGGCGTCAAATTCGAATTCATCGATGCGGCCGGCACAGAAGCGCCCGCAGAATTCATGTTCTACCTGCCGGACTTCCGCGCCCTCTGCACGGCTGAGGTCGCCACGGCGACGTTCCACAACGGCCTCACCCTGCGCGGTGCGAAGGTGCGGGACTTCCTCGAATGGAGCCGCGTGCTGGATTATGTGCTGGTCAATTATGCGGACAAGTCCGACCTGTCCTTCGCCTCGCACCACTGGCCGACCTTCGGCACGGAGAATGTGCAGGACTATCTGCGCGGACAGCGCGACGTCTACCGCTATACCCACGACCAGACGGTACGCCGGGCGAACCAAGGGCAGACCCAGTTTGAAGTCGCGGAGGACATTCCGGAACCGGACGTTCAGGAAACCCATTTCGATACGCGCGGCTATTACGGCACGCTGAACCACAACGCCAAGGCGGTCTACCAGTACTATTTCGGCTGGTGGGATGGCGTGCCTGCCACCTACAATGCCTGGCCGATGGGAGAGCGTTCGAAGCGCATGGTGGCACTGGCCGGCGGGGAAGACGCGGCCCTGGTCGCAGGTGAGGACGCTTTCAACGAAGGCGACTATCGCTGGGCCGCAGAAGTGTTCAACGCGGTTGTTTTCACCAATCCGGAAAACAAGCTTGCCCGTGACTGGCTGGCTTCCACCTACGAACAGATGGGCTTTCAGGCCGAGTCCGGCGCCTGGCGTGACTATTACCTGACCGGCGCGGCCGAGCTGCGCCGCGGCCTGCCTCTCGATCAGGCGATCCGCCTCGGCAATCTCGACTTCCTGAAGGGCGTGCCGACGGTGGAACTGTTCAATGCGCTGGCCGTGCGCTACGCGCCTGAGAAGCTGACGCGCGATCCGTTCACGCTGAACTTCGTTTTCCCGGATACGGAAGAGACACTCATGCTGGACGTTGGCACCCGCACGGCCTTCCCGCGTCCGGGCTCTGCGTCCGGATCGCCGGCGGCAACGCTGACGATTTCCCGGGCTGCCTTCAATGACCTGATTCTCCAGACACGGAGCTTCCAGGACATTGCCAAGGCAGGGGAAGCGAAAGTGGAGGGTGACCCGAGTGCGCTGCTCGCCTGGTTCAGCGCGCTGGAAACCCCGCCCTTCTGGTTCAACGTCGTCGAACCATAA
- a CDS encoding cation:proton antiporter — protein sequence MHDGSHEILIKDALVFLIAAGLVVPALRMLKLPAVVGFILAGVALGPWGLGSFSDTWAPLGMFTIAEPEAAAPFAELGVLFLLFLLGLELSVEQLWSLRRIVFGAGIVQAAASAILLAVLATVFDFDLTAAIVVGLALALSSTAVVMQLMTANHQASAPVGRTALGVLLFQDILVAPILIFVGFASTDAGGNLGTVLLEAAVQGVLAVGILLLVGRFLLRRLFQMAADAGGRDFLMAITLLTVVGAAVLTASAGLSIALGAFLAGLMLGETEFKHQTEVDLDPFKGLLLGLFFMTVGLGLDLGVIAQQWPLVLAGLISLLVVKYAIAWVAVRIFGRSRELATETAGLLAPAGEFAFVVLAAGVAGGVISGDQATLVSAVAGLSMLLIPVTWRGSQSLMRRMQNKGQGHATTLPAENAELENHVIIAGFGRVGQSVARILDEENTRVVALDSRPDTVARLRKQGWSVYFGDGARKEILDKAGLPGAAMVVVTIDDPQAAEHIVRAVRRGRPEIPILARAQDADHSRSLFKAGATHVVPDAIEAGLQMSARALEQFGYTPDTVRSLIGAERDAEYRKATLEQT from the coding sequence ATGCACGATGGAAGCCATGAAATCCTCATCAAGGATGCGCTGGTCTTCCTGATCGCTGCGGGCCTTGTCGTCCCGGCGCTGCGGATGCTGAAATTGCCGGCGGTTGTCGGCTTCATTCTGGCCGGCGTAGCCCTGGGGCCGTGGGGCCTTGGCTCCTTTTCTGACACCTGGGCGCCGCTTGGCATGTTTACCATTGCCGAGCCCGAAGCCGCTGCGCCGTTCGCCGAACTGGGCGTGCTGTTCCTCCTGTTCCTGCTGGGGCTGGAGCTGTCGGTGGAGCAGCTCTGGTCGCTGCGGCGGATCGTGTTCGGCGCGGGCATCGTGCAGGCCGCCGCCAGTGCGATCCTGCTGGCGGTCCTGGCGACTGTTTTCGACTTCGACCTGACCGCTGCGATCGTGGTCGGGCTGGCGCTTGCGCTGTCTTCCACCGCCGTCGTGATGCAGTTGATGACGGCCAATCACCAGGCCTCGGCACCTGTCGGGCGCACGGCGCTGGGGGTTCTGCTTTTCCAGGACATTCTGGTTGCGCCAATCCTCATCTTTGTCGGGTTTGCCTCGACGGACGCCGGGGGGAACCTTGGCACTGTCCTTCTGGAGGCCGCCGTACAGGGCGTTCTGGCGGTGGGGATCCTGCTGCTGGTGGGCCGTTTCCTTCTGCGCCGCCTGTTCCAGATGGCGGCAGATGCCGGCGGGCGGGATTTCCTGATGGCCATTACGCTGCTCACCGTGGTCGGCGCAGCGGTGCTGACGGCCAGCGCGGGCCTGTCCATCGCGCTCGGCGCGTTCCTGGCTGGCCTGATGCTGGGCGAGACGGAATTCAAGCACCAGACGGAAGTGGACCTCGACCCGTTCAAGGGCCTGCTGCTGGGCCTCTTCTTCATGACGGTTGGCCTCGGGCTGGACCTTGGCGTCATCGCGCAGCAATGGCCGCTGGTGCTGGCGGGACTGATCTCCCTGCTGGTTGTGAAATATGCCATCGCGTGGGTCGCCGTCCGCATCTTCGGGCGCAGCCGGGAACTGGCCACGGAGACCGCCGGCCTGCTGGCCCCGGCGGGGGAGTTTGCCTTTGTCGTTCTGGCCGCCGGCGTGGCGGGCGGCGTGATCAGCGGCGATCAGGCGACGCTGGTTTCGGCTGTGGCGGGCCTGTCCATGTTGTTGATCCCGGTCACCTGGCGCGGGTCGCAATCCCTCATGCGCCGGATGCAGAACAAGGGGCAGGGCCATGCCACGACCCTGCCGGCCGAGAATGCAGAGCTGGAAAACCATGTCATCATCGCCGGGTTTGGCCGGGTGGGGCAGTCGGTGGCCCGCATTCTCGACGAGGAGAACACGCGGGTCGTGGCGCTGGACAGCCGGCCGGATACGGTGGCGCGCCTGCGCAAGCAGGGCTGGAGCGTCTATTTCGGTGATGGCGCGCGCAAGGAAATCCTCGACAAGGCCGGCCTGCCGGGTGCGGCCATGGTCGTGGTGACCATCGACGATCCGCAGGCCGCCGAGCATATCGTACGCGCCGTACGCCGGGGCCGTCCCGAAATTCCGATTCTCGCCCGCGCGCAGGATGCAGACCATTCCCGCAGCCTGTTCAAGGCCGGGGCCACACATGTCGTGCCGGATGCCATCGAGGCCGGTCTGCAGATGTCGGCCCGGGCGCTGGAACAGTTTGGCTACACGCCAGATACGGTCCGTTCGCTCATCGGTGCCGAGCGCGATGCCGAATACCGCAAGGCCACGCTGGAGCAGACCTGA
- a CDS encoding lipid A deacylase LpxR family protein, giving the protein MKLTRFGTWTGTGAARIAAALFIGAACGLAPPASADDQAPTGPVAPRKPGVWSLTSENDMFGSGTDRNYSNGVRLEHVSAADKVHPGLKWVAARLPWLEVERTDLRQGFGLSHAIFTPEDITLTNPNPQDRPYAGWLSFSSTVIATDIEKGVQDTLQVNLGIVGPSAGGEFVQNNWHKMLGIPGAQGWDHQLKDEPGVEIIAQRLQRLNKVDLLLGLEADFGGHAGFALGNVRTYANTGLTARIGWDLDSGFGPPRIRPALAGAGEFIPGTNENPWGGYAFVGVDGRAVARDMFLDGNLWRDSARIEDRRALVGDLQAGVVVHYRDVQVAFTWVNRTEQFAYQDGPQRFGAVSISVAH; this is encoded by the coding sequence ATGAAACTGACCCGATTTGGAACATGGACTGGGACAGGGGCCGCGCGGATAGCAGCGGCCCTTTTCATTGGCGCGGCTTGCGGGCTGGCCCCTCCGGCGTCTGCGGACGATCAGGCGCCAACCGGTCCGGTCGCGCCGAGAAAACCCGGTGTCTGGTCGCTCACGTCGGAAAACGACATGTTTGGCTCCGGCACAGACCGGAACTATTCCAATGGCGTGCGTCTCGAACATGTGTCAGCCGCCGACAAGGTGCATCCCGGCCTGAAATGGGTCGCGGCCCGTCTGCCCTGGCTTGAGGTGGAACGGACCGATTTGCGGCAGGGTTTCGGCTTGTCGCACGCCATCTTCACGCCGGAAGACATTACCCTGACAAATCCGAATCCGCAGGACCGGCCCTATGCCGGCTGGCTCTCCTTTTCCTCGACAGTCATTGCCACCGACATCGAGAAGGGCGTGCAGGATACGCTGCAGGTCAATCTCGGCATTGTCGGCCCGTCCGCGGGAGGGGAGTTCGTCCAGAACAACTGGCACAAGATGCTGGGTATTCCGGGGGCTCAGGGCTGGGACCACCAGTTGAAAGATGAACCAGGTGTGGAGATCATCGCCCAGCGTCTGCAACGGCTGAACAAGGTCGACCTGCTGCTTGGGCTGGAGGCGGATTTTGGCGGCCATGCCGGTTTCGCCCTCGGCAACGTCCGCACCTATGCCAACACAGGCCTGACGGCGCGGATCGGATGGGATCTCGATTCCGGTTTCGGCCCGCCGCGTATCCGCCCGGCACTGGCCGGAGCAGGGGAGTTCATTCCCGGTACCAATGAAAATCCGTGGGGCGGATATGCCTTTGTCGGTGTCGATGGGCGCGCCGTCGCGCGGGACATGTTCCTGGATGGCAATCTGTGGCGCGACTCGGCGCGGATTGAAGACCGCCGCGCGCTGGTGGGCGACCTACAGGCGGGCGTTGTGGTTCACTATCGTGATGTGCAGGTCGCCTTCACCTGGGTGAACCGGACGGAACAGTTCGCTTATCAGGATGGCCCCCAGCGATTCGGGGCGGTTTCGATTTCGGTCGCCCACTAG
- a CDS encoding lipid A-modifier LpxR family protein, producing the protein MAISSAVLTMACQGCVAVSPHDQVRIEPAVPPTVGMMMAAPDTQSDASPIATDRAAISVHVVDGLPSRFTGTPLGLGSEIATVAFAGTPADFSSGSLAAPSLDKPELGWSGSGALTAVTAERSAAKALNPALAKVEKDIAAEVAFSAPKEMTGLKFDVGVAPRIAVREDGEVLTQRFGGEVRIGQDFDLLDSNGQPQGWYLFAGADGEALVWDADRNGFTPQLNNMSLTDQVTVGDLQAGVSIQRGGGQLSLSYIRREVKYRDRNGGFSENEDFAGVSFTMRR; encoded by the coding sequence ATGGCAATTTCCAGTGCAGTATTGACGATGGCCTGCCAGGGATGCGTGGCCGTCTCTCCGCACGATCAGGTGCGGATCGAACCGGCTGTGCCGCCCACGGTCGGCATGATGATGGCCGCACCCGACACCCAATCAGATGCGTCGCCGATTGCGACCGACCGCGCCGCGATTTCCGTTCATGTCGTCGATGGTCTGCCGAGCCGGTTCACCGGCACGCCGCTTGGCCTTGGCAGCGAGATCGCGACCGTTGCATTTGCCGGCACGCCTGCTGACTTTTCGTCAGGCTCGCTTGCCGCACCGTCGCTGGACAAACCTGAACTGGGCTGGTCCGGTTCCGGCGCCCTGACGGCCGTGACCGCTGAACGGTCTGCGGCGAAGGCGCTGAATCCGGCCCTGGCCAAGGTCGAGAAAGATATCGCTGCTGAAGTCGCGTTCTCGGCTCCGAAAGAGATGACCGGTCTCAAGTTCGATGTCGGGGTCGCCCCGCGTATCGCGGTGCGCGAAGATGGCGAGGTTCTGACCCAGCGCTTCGGTGGTGAGGTCCGTATCGGTCAGGACTTCGATCTACTGGATTCGAATGGCCAGCCTCAGGGCTGGTACCTGTTCGCCGGTGCCGATGGCGAGGCCCTGGTCTGGGATGCAGACCGGAACGGGTTTACTCCGCAATTGAACAATATGTCCCTGACGGATCAGGTGACCGTCGGTGACCTTCAGGCGGGGGTCTCGATCCAGCGCGGCGGCGGCCAGCTATCGCTGTCCTATATCCGCCGCGAAGTGAAGTATCGCGACCGGAATGGTGGCTTCAGCGAGAATGAAGATTTCGCAGGAGTTAGTTTCACGATGCGCCGTTAG
- a CDS encoding TerC family protein — protein sequence MVFDFSLISPELLQAFFAVVAIDLVLAGDNAVVIGLAAAGLEKQQRAKAILIGIIFATVLRIAFALVAAELLLIIGLLFAGGVLLLWVAWKMWRELREEAQHNAEEALAGADLNADGTVAGQKSGKTLRQAVTQIIIADVSMSIDNVLGVAGAAREHPVVLVFGLALSILLMGIASTFIAKVLTRHRWIAFAGLAIILYVALHMIWEGGHELCADGLPLLGLDTPSACR from the coding sequence ATGGTCTTCGACTTTTCCTTGATTTCTCCGGAACTCCTGCAGGCTTTCTTCGCCGTTGTGGCGATCGATCTTGTGCTGGCGGGCGACAATGCCGTTGTCATTGGCCTCGCGGCGGCGGGGCTGGAAAAGCAGCAACGTGCCAAGGCCATCCTGATCGGGATTATCTTCGCCACCGTCCTGCGCATCGCGTTCGCCCTCGTTGCGGCGGAACTGCTGCTGATCATCGGTCTCCTGTTTGCAGGCGGTGTGTTGCTGCTCTGGGTCGCGTGGAAGATGTGGCGGGAACTTCGGGAAGAGGCGCAACACAATGCCGAAGAGGCGCTGGCGGGCGCAGACCTGAACGCCGACGGTACAGTCGCAGGGCAGAAGTCCGGCAAGACGCTGCGTCAGGCCGTGACGCAGATCATCATCGCGGATGTGTCCATGTCGATCGACAATGTGCTCGGTGTCGCGGGCGCGGCGCGGGAACACCCGGTCGTGCTGGTCTTTGGCCTTGCGCTGTCGATCCTTCTGATGGGCATTGCATCCACCTTCATCGCCAAAGTGCTGACCCGTCATCGCTGGATCGCCTTTGCAGGCCTCGCCATCATTCTCTATGTGGCGCTGCACATGATCTGGGAAGGCGGCCACGAATTGTGTGCCGACGGCTTGCCGCTCCTCGGCCTCGACACACCATCAGCCTGCCGCTAG